The genome window TGTGGTGACGATCTCCATTCCGCCGCTGCGAGAGCGCCGCGACGATATTCCGCTGCTGTTCTCTCACTTCGCCACCCGCGCCGCCGAGCGTTTTCGCCGCGATGTCCCGCAACTCTCAGAGAATGTTCGCCGCCACCTCGCCACCCATGCATGGCCGGGCAATGTCCGCGAGCTCTCCCACTATGCCGAACGCGTGGTGCTGGGCGTGGAAGGCGGCGGAGCGACATTAGTCCCCCCGCAGCCGACGGGCGGCACGCTGCCCGAACGGCTGGAGCGCTACGAGGCGGAGATCATCCGTGACGCGCTTGCGGCCAATGACGGCGACGTGCGCCGCACCATCGAGGCGCTCGGCATTCCGAGAAAGACCTTTTACGACAAGCTGCAGCGCCACGGCATCAACCGCGGCGGTTATGCCGCGCGCAAATAGAGCATGTCGCGCAAAAGTGTGCAGCGGTTTTGCGAGAACGACATGCGTCAAAACAAAGACCTAAAGCGCGAGAAGCGAATCTGAAAGATCGCGACGCGCTTTAGCCTGTTTCAGACTTCCACCAGTCCGAGCTTCTTCACCTGGCGGATCGTCAGCATGGTGCGCACGGTATCGACATGTTCATTTGCCGTCAGCACTTCGATGACGAAATCCTGGAAGTGGGTGAGATTTTCAGCCACGCAATGCAGCAGGAAATCACTGTCGCCGGAGACCATCCAGGCCTGGCGCACCAGCGGCCATTCGGCGGTCGCCGCGGCAAACGCCTTGAGATTGCCTTCCGACTGGTGCTTGAGGCCGACCATGCAGAAAGCGACCAGATCGAAGCCGAGCCTCGGGCTGTTCAGCATCGCGTGATAGCCCTCGATGATGCCGGCTTCCTCAAGCTTGCGCACCCGGCGCAGGCAGGGCGGCGCCGAGATGCCGACGCGGTCGGCAAGCTCCACATTGGTCATGCGGCCGTCGGCCTGCAATTCCCGGAGTATCTTTATGTCGATGACGTCGAGCTCGGCGCGACCCACATCATGGCCTTTCTTTAATTCTCCGCGGGGAGCTTCTA of Rhizobium sp. BT04 contains these proteins:
- a CDS encoding Lrp/AsnC family transcriptional regulator, producing MGRAELDVIDIKILRELQADGRMTNVELADRVGISAPPCLRRVRKLEEAGIIEGYHAMLNSPRLGFDLVAFCMVGLKHQSEGNLKAFAAATAEWPLVRQAWMVSGDSDFLLHCVAENLTHFQDFVIEVLTANEHVDTVRTMLTIRQVKKLGLVEV